One window of Desulfallas thermosapovorans DSM 6562 genomic DNA carries:
- a CDS encoding trypsin-like peptidase domain-containing protein, which produces MIKEKSLRITVIGILSALVLEVALLGGLFFSLPRDSFNSALAATGTTNSINTAAPVGTNIIANTVAKTSPAVVKIETVRKSNTRIDPFFNDPFFREFFGTPGPYRMEPDVRQGMGSGFIISNDGYILTNEHVVSGATEINVYLSGRDKPLTAKLVGEDAQLDLAVLKINANSKLPYLELGNDDNTRVGEWVIAIGNPYGLDHTVTAGVISAKGRPVQVEGRQYKNLLQTDASINPGNSGGPLLNLEGKVIGINTAVNASAQGIGFAIPANTVKSVLNTLIENGKVSRPWMGVYIQTLNAELAERLGLQSTQGALLSGVVAGSPADKAGLKQGDVVLAINQQKITDAADITKFIEKCKVGDKVTLLVERNGSRHNITVTLAEK; this is translated from the coding sequence ATGATCAAAGAAAAATCTTTGCGGATTACTGTTATCGGCATTCTGTCAGCTCTGGTGTTAGAGGTTGCCCTGCTGGGAGGATTATTTTTTTCTTTACCCAGGGATAGTTTTAATTCTGCACTGGCCGCTACGGGCACGACAAATTCTATAAACACCGCGGCACCGGTGGGCACAAACATAATAGCAAACACAGTGGCTAAAACCAGCCCGGCGGTAGTAAAAATTGAAACCGTAAGAAAAAGCAATACCAGGATTGATCCTTTTTTTAACGATCCTTTCTTCCGTGAATTTTTTGGCACACCAGGGCCTTACAGAATGGAACCGGATGTTCGCCAGGGAATGGGCTCAGGTTTTATTATCAGTAACGATGGTTATATACTAACCAATGAGCATGTGGTCAGCGGGGCTACTGAAATTAACGTTTATCTCTCCGGTCGGGATAAACCGCTAACAGCGAAATTGGTCGGTGAAGATGCCCAACTTGATTTGGCAGTGCTCAAAATAAATGCGAATAGTAAACTTCCTTATTTGGAACTGGGTAACGATGACAATACCCGGGTAGGCGAATGGGTTATCGCCATCGGTAATCCATACGGGCTAGATCACACCGTTACCGCAGGTGTCATCAGCGCCAAAGGCAGGCCAGTGCAGGTAGAGGGCAGGCAGTACAAAAATCTGCTGCAAACCGACGCCTCCATCAACCCGGGCAACAGCGGAGGGCCACTTTTAAATCTGGAAGGAAAGGTAATAGGCATTAACACTGCGGTAAACGCCAGTGCCCAGGGGATTGGTTTTGCCATCCCGGCCAATACAGTAAAATCAGTGCTGAACACATTAATTGAAAATGGTAAGGTTTCCCGCCCCTGGATGGGGGTGTATATCCAGACTTTAAACGCTGAACTGGCGGAACGGTTAGGATTGCAAAGCACCCAGGGCGCCTTGCTGTCCGGGGTGGTGGCCGGATCCCCGGCTGATAAAGCTGGACTTAAACAAGGTGATGTTGTTTTAGCTATAAACCAGCAAAAAATTACTGACGCTGCTGACATAACCAAATTTATTGAAAAATGCAAAGTGGGAGATAAAGTTACTTTGCTTGTGGAAAGAAACGGTTCCCGGCATAACATTACCGTTACCCTGGCGGAAAAGTAA
- a CDS encoding enoyl-CoA hydratase-related protein, with protein MEYQNLLVEKDGHIAIVTLNRPEVRNALDPKTWAEIRQAARQCRFDKDVRVIIITGAGGKAFASGADIRTLKERDTLEVLTSEAQETLLDVESLDKPVIAAIDGFALGGGCELALACDIRIATSRSKLGQPEVNLGIIPGAGGTQRLQRIVGMGKAKELIFTGDIISAQEAKEIGLVNKVVEQPEDLMPVAKEMAQKIIAKGPMAVSLAKVAINVGANTDIHSGMLFEKFAQTIAFSTEDRIEGTSAFLEKRKPEFKGR; from the coding sequence ATGGAATATCAAAACCTGTTGGTTGAGAAAGACGGCCATATTGCCATAGTGACATTGAACCGCCCGGAGGTGCGCAATGCCCTTGACCCCAAAACCTGGGCGGAAATCCGCCAGGCCGCGCGACAATGCCGTTTTGATAAAGACGTGCGGGTAATTATTATTACCGGTGCCGGAGGTAAAGCATTTGCGTCCGGAGCGGATATACGCACATTAAAAGAGCGCGACACATTGGAGGTTTTAACCAGCGAAGCCCAGGAGACTTTACTTGATGTGGAAAGTCTTGATAAGCCGGTGATAGCCGCCATTGACGGTTTTGCTCTGGGGGGCGGGTGCGAACTGGCTCTGGCCTGTGATATCAGAATTGCCACCAGTCGCTCCAAGTTGGGTCAGCCCGAGGTTAATCTGGGCATTATCCCGGGAGCCGGCGGCACCCAGCGCCTGCAAAGAATTGTGGGTATGGGCAAGGCCAAAGAATTAATTTTTACCGGTGACATCATTAGCGCCCAGGAGGCCAAGGAAATCGGTCTGGTGAACAAAGTGGTGGAGCAACCCGAAGATTTAATGCCGGTAGCCAAGGAAATGGCCCAAAAAATTATCGCCAAAGGGCCGATGGCAGTCAGCCTGGCTAAAGTAGCCATTAACGTAGGTGCTAACACCGATATACATTCGGGTATGTTGTTTGAAAAGTTTGCCCAGACCATCGCCTTTTCTACCGAGGATCGTATTGAGGGAACTTCAGCATTCTTAGAAAAACGCAAGCCCGAATTCAAAGGAAGATAA
- a CDS encoding HAMP domain-containing sensor histidine kinase, with product MHLRTKLTLLYTGVLGLALFILTTVLLLATSHTLYKEVDESIFAKAASLVKSIRVTGNPFSLREVVLPDVDVFAAPDTYLQIVDTRGRVVSRSGNLGGQYLPLGEYTLQNALQGEGFYETVQAGGQQIRVYNVPLVIDGQLVGLLQVGRALSTVHALLNQLRFFIALVGTASILLAALLGWLLARTALRPLDKITGIAASIESNSDLGRRIEYAGPADELGRLVATLNAMFERLESMYHRLQQSYDLQRRFVSDASHELRTPLTTIRGNAELLLKMQDADPVLVSEALNDITDEARRLSRLVEDLLILARADAGFMPEKEPAGLMELLQGVVRKARFLAGDREFVFEEQYPSGAWLLANRDHFSQLMFILLDNAFKYSPPGSTVGLTVNLLPQGPVVLGSGIKSGYSDHTRRHPEQFATSNIQQGWVEIAVTDQGPGLAPGEENRIFDRFFRGESTRGQEGSGLGLSIARWIVDWHGGHISAANRPEGGSVFTVLLPLYFGEKDERSSHPGD from the coding sequence ATGCATTTGCGTACCAAGCTCACTCTACTGTATACCGGGGTTCTCGGGCTGGCCCTTTTCATATTAACCACGGTACTACTTTTAGCCACTTCACATACTTTATATAAAGAAGTGGATGAGAGCATTTTCGCCAAAGCTGCTTCCCTTGTCAAATCAATTAGAGTTACCGGTAATCCCTTTTCACTGCGTGAAGTGGTGCTGCCCGATGTAGATGTTTTTGCAGCGCCTGATACCTATCTGCAAATAGTGGATACCCGGGGGCGAGTGGTATCCCGCTCCGGTAATCTGGGGGGACAATACCTGCCCCTGGGTGAATATACGCTGCAAAACGCATTGCAGGGAGAGGGTTTTTATGAAACAGTACAGGCCGGTGGTCAGCAAATACGAGTGTATAATGTGCCGCTGGTAATTGATGGGCAGTTAGTGGGACTGTTGCAGGTTGGAAGAGCGCTTTCCACAGTACACGCACTGCTGAACCAGTTGCGCTTTTTTATTGCTCTGGTTGGTACGGCATCAATATTGCTGGCTGCACTACTGGGGTGGTTGTTGGCTCGAACAGCCTTAAGGCCACTGGATAAAATTACTGGCATTGCCGCTTCCATAGAGAGTAACAGTGACTTGGGCAGGCGCATCGAGTACGCCGGCCCGGCGGACGAACTGGGTCGTCTAGTGGCGACACTGAACGCCATGTTTGAACGATTGGAAAGCATGTACCACCGCCTGCAACAAAGTTATGATCTGCAGCGCCGGTTTGTCTCGGACGCCTCTCACGAACTGCGCACTCCGCTGACCACTATCCGTGGCAATGCCGAGCTGCTGCTCAAGATGCAGGATGCCGATCCGGTCCTGGTATCGGAAGCATTAAATGATATTACCGATGAAGCCCGCCGCTTGAGCCGGCTGGTGGAAGATCTGTTGATACTGGCCCGGGCCGATGCAGGTTTTATGCCGGAAAAAGAACCGGCCGGTCTGATGGAACTGCTGCAGGGAGTGGTTAGGAAAGCCCGTTTTTTGGCCGGTGACAGAGAGTTTGTATTTGAAGAACAATACCCGTCCGGAGCATGGCTATTGGCAAACCGCGACCACTTCAGTCAATTAATGTTTATTTTACTTGATAATGCCTTCAAATATTCGCCTCCCGGCAGTACAGTGGGGCTAACGGTTAATTTACTGCCGCAGGGTCCGGTAGTACTAGGTAGCGGGATCAAGTCCGGGTACTCCGACCACACCCGGCGGCACCCGGAACAGTTCGCTACCTCCAACATCCAACAAGGTTGGGTGGAGATAGCTGTTACAGACCAGGGACCGGGCCTTGCACCGGGTGAAGAGAACCGCATTTTCGACCGTTTTTTCCGCGGGGAAAGCACCCGGGGACAGGAAGGTTCCGGGTTGGGATTATCCATTGCCCGCTGGATCGTTGACTGGCACGGTGGTCATATCAGTGCCGCCAACAGACCGGAAGGAGGTAGTGTTTTTACTGTGCTGCTGCCCCTTTATTTTGGCGAAAAGGATGAACGGTCTTCCCATCCTGGTGATTAA
- a CDS encoding ArsR/SmtB family transcription factor, which produces MGKGEQNQVCDIFCYDEEKVHRMKQEVSNIEGLSQIFKALADETRIKIVYALAREELCVCDIAQIIDSSVAAASHHLRLLKNMGLARSRKQGKMMFYYLTDSCVKTIIDVALKHHNHYPA; this is translated from the coding sequence ATGGGCAAAGGAGAACAAAACCAGGTTTGCGACATATTTTGTTACGACGAGGAAAAAGTGCACCGCATGAAGCAGGAAGTTTCAAACATTGAGGGGCTAAGTCAAATATTTAAAGCGCTGGCTGATGAAACCAGGATAAAAATAGTCTATGCTTTAGCCCGGGAAGAACTATGCGTTTGTGATATCGCCCAGATAATTGATTCCAGTGTAGCTGCTGCTTCCCACCACTTACGGCTGCTCAAAAATATGGGTCTGGCCAGGAGCAGAAAACAGGGCAAAATGATGTTTTATTACTTAACTGATTCATGCGTGAAAACTATTATCGACGTAGCGCTAAAACACCACAATCACTACCCGGCGTAA
- a CDS encoding acyl-CoA dehydrogenase family protein, whose product MDFSLSDEIRDMKRTIREFVDNEVEPCAQQIEEEDRIPQHLIDQAKEMGLFGMSIPEEYGGLGLSMLDKCLLLEELGRANMSFTTLIGAHTGIGTTGIVELASEELKKKYLPDLASGDKIGAFCLTEPDAGSDASNMKTTAVLKGDKWILNGMKHFITNAPEAQVFTVIAVTDKEKGARGGYTAFIVDRDAPGFSIGTIERKMGLRGSHTSEVIFEDCKVPKENVLGTIGKGYSSALRILSKGRVALGARCVGACDKLIELSAKYAQQRMQFGKPIASFQAIQWMLAEMATDTEAARALTYKVAWMVDQNMPVFKEGPMVKLFASEALGRVVDKAVQIHGGMGYMKEFPVERFYRDARLTRIYEGTNEIQRMVIAGRLLKEMEI is encoded by the coding sequence GTGGATTTTAGCCTGTCTGATGAAATAAGAGATATGAAACGCACGATCCGCGAATTTGTGGATAATGAAGTTGAGCCCTGTGCCCAGCAAATTGAGGAGGAAGATCGTATTCCCCAACACCTGATCGACCAGGCCAAAGAGATGGGGCTGTTTGGAATGAGTATACCGGAAGAATACGGCGGGCTTGGGCTTTCCATGCTGGATAAATGCCTGCTGCTGGAAGAGTTGGGCCGGGCCAATATGAGTTTCACCACCCTTATCGGAGCCCACACAGGCATTGGCACCACCGGTATTGTGGAACTGGCCAGTGAAGAATTGAAGAAAAAATACCTGCCGGATTTGGCCAGCGGTGATAAAATAGGAGCCTTTTGCCTCACCGAGCCTGACGCCGGGTCGGACGCGTCCAATATGAAAACCACCGCTGTATTAAAAGGTGACAAATGGATACTGAACGGTATGAAACACTTTATAACCAATGCTCCTGAAGCCCAGGTATTTACTGTAATTGCCGTAACAGACAAGGAAAAGGGAGCCCGGGGCGGCTACACGGCTTTTATTGTAGATAGGGATGCACCTGGTTTTTCCATCGGCACCATTGAGAGAAAAATGGGCCTCCGAGGTTCACATACTTCGGAAGTAATTTTTGAAGACTGCAAAGTACCCAAAGAGAATGTGTTGGGAACAATAGGCAAAGGTTATTCAAGTGCGCTGAGGATTTTAAGCAAAGGCCGGGTGGCACTGGGTGCCCGCTGCGTGGGGGCTTGTGACAAACTAATTGAATTATCAGCTAAGTATGCGCAGCAAAGGATGCAGTTCGGCAAACCTATTGCCAGTTTCCAGGCTATCCAGTGGATGCTGGCGGAAATGGCCACTGATACCGAAGCTGCCCGTGCGCTGACCTACAAGGTAGCCTGGATGGTGGACCAGAATATGCCGGTATTCAAAGAAGGCCCCATGGTAAAATTGTTTGCCTCGGAAGCTTTGGGAAGGGTAGTGGACAAAGCAGTTCAAATACACGGCGGCATGGGCTACATGAAAGAATTCCCAGTGGAACGTTTTTACCGGGATGCCAGGCTTACCCGTATCTACGAAGGTACCAATGAAATCCAGCGCATGGTTATAGCCGGCAGACTGCTCAAAGAAATGGAAATATAA
- a CDS encoding rubrerythrin family protein, with protein MSTKTQDNLMAAFAGESQANRKYLAFAQKAEKEGKEKIARLFRAIAEAETIHALKQLETAGKVGSTSDNLKAAIEGETYEYSNMYPDFIETAKQEEQTAAAKIFHLANEAEKAHAQLYQKAIKELEEKGDMQAASFHLCPVCGYVAEDHPPERCPICNAPAKSFKAY; from the coding sequence ATGTCTACAAAAACCCAGGATAATTTAATGGCGGCCTTTGCCGGGGAATCCCAGGCTAACCGCAAGTATCTAGCCTTTGCCCAAAAAGCGGAAAAAGAAGGCAAAGAAAAAATTGCCAGGCTATTTCGGGCCATAGCTGAGGCGGAAACCATCCATGCTTTGAAGCAACTGGAAACAGCCGGTAAAGTCGGTTCCACATCGGATAACCTAAAAGCGGCTATTGAAGGTGAGACCTATGAATATAGCAATATGTACCCCGATTTTATTGAAACAGCTAAACAAGAGGAGCAAACTGCAGCCGCCAAAATCTTTCATTTAGCCAATGAGGCCGAAAAGGCGCATGCCCAACTTTATCAAAAGGCTATTAAGGAATTGGAGGAAAAGGGAGACATGCAAGCCGCCTCGTTCCATCTCTGCCCGGTATGTGGCTATGTTGCTGAAGATCACCCACCCGAGCGGTGCCCCATCTGTAATGCTCCGGCCAAATCCTTTAAAGCATATTAA
- a CDS encoding Zn-ribbon domain-containing OB-fold protein, producing MGAHISIPMYQRAVPQRYRLIGQRCQSCGRINFPPKAVCKYCLQGTTFENVQLSGKGTIYSYTIIAGGGAPPEFAAEARCKGSYPVAIIQLEEGPRVIAQVVNPPEEGITIGMPVRAVFRKIYEEEGVTRYGFKFSPA from the coding sequence ATGGGCGCACATATATCCATTCCCATGTACCAAAGGGCGGTTCCTCAACGCTACAGGTTAATCGGGCAGCGCTGCCAATCATGTGGTAGGATTAATTTTCCTCCCAAAGCAGTCTGCAAATACTGTCTCCAAGGAACAACCTTTGAAAATGTCCAGCTTAGCGGCAAAGGCACAATATATTCATATACTATAATCGCCGGTGGCGGTGCCCCGCCTGAATTTGCGGCAGAGGCCCGCTGCAAGGGCAGTTATCCTGTGGCCATTATCCAATTGGAAGAAGGCCCACGGGTAATAGCCCAGGTGGTTAATCCACCCGAAGAGGGAATTACCATTGGCATGCCGGTTAGAGCTGTATTTAGAAAAATATATGAAGAAGAAGGGGTAACTAGATACGGTTTTAAATTTAGCCCCGCATAG
- a CDS encoding Fur family transcriptional regulator — protein sequence MINKLKKLGLRATPQRMAIMQLLDGNTSHPSAEEIYKELKPEYPSLSPATVYNTLEALARAGEIQEINIDPQRRRFDPNPRPHCHFLCQRCQKVYDLPLAMEDLPVPKQVATFKINSFSLHLYGECDQCGSNKNDDNEL from the coding sequence ATGATTAATAAACTAAAGAAACTTGGTCTCAGGGCCACACCACAGCGCATGGCAATTATGCAGTTACTGGACGGTAATACCAGTCACCCTTCAGCAGAGGAAATATATAAAGAGCTAAAGCCGGAATATCCATCACTATCTCCGGCAACAGTATATAATACCCTGGAGGCATTGGCCAGGGCAGGCGAAATCCAGGAAATAAATATTGATCCGCAACGGCGCCGCTTTGATCCCAATCCACGTCCACACTGCCACTTTCTTTGCCAACGGTGCCAAAAGGTCTATGACCTACCCCTGGCAATGGAGGATTTACCTGTTCCAAAACAGGTGGCCACGTTTAAGATTAACAGTTTTTCTTTACATCTTTACGGGGAATGTGATCAATGCGGCAGTAACAAAAACGATGACAATGAATTGTAA
- a CDS encoding thiolase domain-containing protein produces the protein MESVAIIGAGQTRYGDFPNKGVKELFAEAYLEMLQSVDRGIDQQRIGAAFIGSLSSGSGFQLGQLAPLLMGHVGLPRVNAVRIENACGSGGYALFNAACAVASGKVDIAIAGGVEKMRDVSSSKGRYWLGVSGDTEFERLAGSTFAGIYALMAARYMHEYGLKREHLSMVAVKNHRNAVANPKAQFRKEITLEQAKKGVPVAYPFNVWDCSPTTDGAAVVLLCNAKIAREFTDKPVYLKGFGAASDYLAIHDRDSMTRLLATRKAAAEAYKQAGIGPKDIDFAEVHDCFTIAEILAYGDLGFAEEGKAQYLLEEGYTQIDGKLPVNASGGLKAKGHPIGATGCGMACEIFKQLRDEAKEPSRQIKNARYALSHNVGGSGGTAAVFIYQRGDA, from the coding sequence GTGGAAAGTGTAGCAATTATTGGCGCCGGGCAAACCCGGTATGGTGATTTCCCCAACAAGGGTGTTAAAGAACTGTTTGCTGAAGCTTACCTGGAAATGTTGCAAAGTGTGGACCGGGGAATTGACCAGCAGCGCATAGGCGCAGCTTTTATAGGCAGTCTGAGTTCAGGCAGCGGTTTTCAACTGGGGCAACTGGCGCCACTCCTCATGGGACACGTTGGCTTGCCTCGTGTAAACGCCGTCAGAATTGAGAATGCCTGTGGATCCGGCGGGTATGCTCTATTTAATGCTGCGTGTGCGGTGGCCTCGGGCAAGGTTGATATAGCCATTGCGGGGGGCGTGGAAAAAATGAGAGATGTTTCTTCCAGCAAAGGCCGTTACTGGCTGGGTGTATCCGGGGATACGGAATTTGAGCGCCTGGCCGGGTCAACATTTGCCGGGATTTACGCCTTGATGGCTGCCAGGTATATGCACGAGTACGGTCTTAAAAGGGAGCACCTGTCAATGGTGGCAGTGAAAAACCACCGTAACGCAGTAGCCAACCCCAAGGCACAATTCCGCAAGGAAATTACCTTAGAGCAAGCCAAGAAAGGTGTGCCCGTAGCTTATCCATTCAACGTATGGGATTGCAGCCCCACCACCGACGGTGCTGCGGTGGTACTGTTATGCAACGCCAAGATAGCCCGGGAATTTACTGATAAACCTGTTTATCTCAAGGGCTTCGGGGCCGCCAGCGATTACCTGGCCATTCATGACAGGGATAGTATGACCAGACTGCTGGCTACACGTAAGGCTGCAGCAGAGGCCTACAAGCAAGCAGGTATCGGCCCCAAAGATATAGATTTTGCAGAGGTGCACGATTGTTTTACCATTGCGGAAATATTAGCTTACGGGGATTTAGGTTTTGCCGAAGAAGGAAAAGCCCAGTACCTGTTGGAAGAAGGGTATACACAGATTGACGGCAAGCTGCCGGTGAACGCCAGCGGTGGACTGAAGGCCAAAGGTCACCCCATTGGTGCTACCGGCTGCGGCATGGCATGCGAGATTTTTAAGCAGCTTCGTGACGAAGCTAAAGAGCCCAGCAGGCAAATTAAAAATGCCAGGTACGCTTTATCCCACAATGTAGGTGGTTCCGGCGGAACGGCCGCGGTATTCATCTACCAGAGGGGGGATGCCTGA
- a CDS encoding hydroxymethylglutaryl-CoA synthase → MSKSIISYGVYLPYLRIKRDEFLSALGSCSAAMKEKTVMDIDEDVTTMAVEAARNALAGLDISRVGVLTLASTNFPYQEKEMAGTMVEALGLSNNVLSAQHANSTMSGTQAILSALGLMDQNDQPYALVVVSDAPTSAAHVDLENGFGAGACAFVLAKDEPGLAYEGVFGYSTEAMGLRYRLPGETDMRDIGVKAYATQDYNETVKAAVSGLMEKTGRKLADYNHVILHQSDAKTAAALAKKMGCTEEQTKGGQVFAQLGDTGAGAPLLALCRVLDVAANGDHILVCSYGSGSGSQALSFKLEKSLVAQTNKPMQAALEYKKYISYVQYLKLKRSI, encoded by the coding sequence ATGAGTAAGAGTATAATATCCTACGGAGTTTACTTACCGTATTTGCGCATTAAAAGAGATGAATTTTTGAGTGCCCTGGGCAGCTGTTCTGCAGCCATGAAGGAAAAAACAGTCATGGACATAGATGAAGACGTCACCACCATGGCTGTGGAAGCAGCCCGCAACGCGCTGGCCGGTCTGGATATTTCCCGGGTAGGTGTTTTAACGCTGGCATCCACTAATTTCCCATATCAAGAAAAAGAGATGGCGGGTACAATGGTGGAGGCGTTGGGATTATCTAACAATGTTTTATCTGCTCAGCATGCAAATTCCACTATGTCCGGCACACAGGCCATCCTTTCCGCACTGGGTCTTATGGATCAGAACGATCAGCCATATGCGCTGGTGGTGGTGTCAGATGCACCAACCTCCGCAGCCCATGTGGATTTGGAAAACGGGTTTGGTGCCGGTGCATGTGCCTTTGTGCTGGCTAAAGATGAACCCGGCCTGGCCTATGAAGGGGTATTCGGTTACTCTACCGAAGCTATGGGACTGCGCTACCGTTTACCGGGTGAGACCGATATGCGGGATATTGGCGTAAAAGCTTATGCTACCCAAGATTATAATGAAACGGTCAAGGCCGCGGTGAGCGGTTTAATGGAAAAAACAGGACGAAAACTGGCTGATTATAACCACGTAATATTACATCAAAGCGATGCTAAAACTGCTGCCGCCCTGGCCAAAAAAATGGGTTGCACCGAAGAGCAAACCAAAGGGGGACAAGTGTTTGCCCAGTTGGGTGATACCGGCGCCGGTGCACCTTTACTGGCTTTATGCCGGGTATTGGATGTAGCCGCAAACGGTGATCATATACTGGTTTGTTCCTATGGTTCCGGTTCAGGCAGTCAAGCGCTTAGTTTCAAACTGGAAAAATCCTTGGTGGCACAAACCAACAAACCCATGCAAGCAGCGCTGGAATATAAGAAATATATCAGCTACGTTCAATACCTGAAACTGAAAAGAAGTATTTGA
- the ybaK gene encoding Cys-tRNA(Pro) deacylase has translation MAKNKVSMTPAMRLLLKEKVEFEDFTYAYEDKGGTAVSSRELGVDEHYIIKTLVMEDEHKKPLIVLMHGDRQVSTKKLARLIGVKSISPCSPETANKHTGYLVGGTSPFATRRAMPVYMEQTIAELSRIYINGGKRGYVVSLDPREVMRILKPTLVQVGI, from the coding sequence ATGGCTAAAAATAAAGTTTCCATGACACCCGCTATGCGCTTACTGCTTAAGGAAAAGGTAGAGTTCGAGGATTTCACTTATGCCTATGAAGACAAGGGCGGGACAGCCGTTTCTTCCCGAGAGTTAGGTGTTGATGAACATTACATAATTAAAACACTGGTTATGGAAGATGAGCATAAAAAACCACTGATTGTTTTAATGCACGGAGACCGGCAGGTTTCCACAAAAAAACTGGCCCGGCTGATTGGTGTTAAAAGTATATCACCCTGCTCGCCTGAAACAGCCAACAAACACACGGGGTACCTGGTAGGAGGGACTTCCCCGTTTGCCACTCGCCGGGCCATGCCTGTGTATATGGAACAAACCATTGCGGAACTGTCCAGGATTTATATCAACGGAGGGAAACGTGGTTATGTGGTTAGCCTTGATCCCCGGGAAGTAATGCGCATTTTAAAGCCAACCCTTGTGCAAGTAGGTATATAG
- a CDS encoding response regulator transcription factor, with protein MKILVIDDDKKITSMMQRVLTFEGHETFIAYNGEEGLHKAEQYKPDLVILDIMMPRLDGWEVCRKLRMQSDVPILMLTARDEVADRVRGLDVGADDYLVKPFALEELLARVRALFRRVRRLGHGNELVLSFADLTLDLEKREARRGDTVISLTTREFELLKLFMQHPRQVLTRDQIMEQIWGYDFSGESNVLEVYIGNLRQKLEQPQAPKLLHTVRGVGYTLREQ; from the coding sequence TTGAAAATACTGGTTATAGATGATGACAAAAAAATTACCAGCATGATGCAAAGGGTACTTACCTTTGAAGGACATGAAACATTTATTGCATATAACGGCGAGGAAGGACTGCATAAAGCCGAGCAATATAAACCCGACCTGGTTATACTGGACATTATGATGCCCAGGTTGGATGGCTGGGAGGTATGCAGAAAACTGCGGATGCAAAGCGATGTGCCAATTTTAATGCTTACCGCCCGGGACGAAGTGGCGGACCGTGTGAGGGGGTTGGACGTGGGTGCCGATGATTACCTGGTGAAACCCTTTGCATTGGAAGAGTTGCTGGCCCGGGTCCGGGCATTGTTTCGCAGGGTACGCCGGCTAGGCCATGGTAATGAGCTTGTGCTTAGCTTTGCCGATTTAACTTTGGATTTGGAGAAAAGGGAAGCCCGGCGGGGTGACACGGTGATTTCCCTGACCACCAGGGAGTTTGAGCTACTTAAACTTTTTATGCAACATCCCCGCCAGGTACTAACACGGGACCAGATCATGGAACAGATCTGGGGATATGATTTTTCCGGCGAATCCAATGTGTTGGAGGTCTATATTGGTAACCTGCGTCAAAAACTGGAGCAACCGCAAGCACCCAAGTTGCTTCATACCGTGCGGGGTGTGGGTTATACTTTAAGGGAGCAGTGA
- a CDS encoding enoyl-CoA hydratase yields the protein MPYQYLLFEQKGKIGYISLNRPEKRNALSKGLLEELTDLLTDIGNEKAVDKRVNAVIVKGIGKIFSAGHDLKEVYESDPQELLQLFQTCYKTMQAIRDMPQPVIAQVHGIATAAGCQLVAACDLAVASEDALFGTPGVKIGLFCSTPAVFLSRNIGRKKAMEMLLTGDLMPARDALIYGLVNKVVPPGELESATEQMAATIAGYSASAVAVGKKAFYRQINMEDFEALNYASEVITLNSTTKDAREGIGAFIEKRQPKWVD from the coding sequence ATGCCATATCAGTATCTCCTTTTTGAGCAAAAGGGTAAAATAGGTTATATAAGTCTCAATCGTCCTGAAAAGCGTAACGCTCTCTCCAAAGGGTTATTGGAGGAGCTTACTGATTTGTTAACTGATATAGGGAACGAAAAAGCGGTGGATAAAAGAGTTAACGCAGTCATCGTCAAGGGCATTGGCAAAATTTTTTCTGCCGGGCATGATTTAAAGGAAGTTTACGAAAGCGATCCCCAGGAATTGTTGCAGCTTTTTCAAACTTGCTACAAAACCATGCAAGCCATTCGGGATATGCCTCAACCGGTAATTGCCCAGGTGCACGGCATAGCTACCGCTGCCGGGTGCCAGTTGGTTGCCGCGTGTGACCTGGCTGTAGCTTCCGAAGATGCCTTATTTGGCACGCCGGGGGTTAAAATTGGTCTTTTTTGCAGTACCCCGGCTGTTTTTTTAAGTAGGAATATTGGTCGCAAGAAAGCTATGGAAATGCTTTTAACGGGCGATTTAATGCCGGCCCGGGACGCTTTGATTTACGGGTTGGTGAATAAAGTGGTGCCACCAGGTGAGTTGGAAAGCGCCACTGAACAAATGGCGGCCACCATTGCCGGTTATAGCGCTTCTGCAGTGGCCGTTGGTAAAAAAGCCTTTTACCGGCAAATTAACATGGAGGACTTTGAAGCATTAAATTACGCCAGCGAAGTGATTACGTTAAACAGTACCACGAAGGACGCTCGGGAGGGCATTGGCGCTTTTATTGAAAAAAGACAACCTAAATGGGTGGATTAA